From a region of the Zingiber officinale cultivar Zhangliang chromosome 4B, Zo_v1.1, whole genome shotgun sequence genome:
- the LOC121976795 gene encoding alpha-soluble NSF attachment protein-like, whose product MADQNAKGEEFVQKAEKKLSGWGIFGSKYDDAADLYEKACNCFKLAKNWDKAGSVYIKLADCHLKLESKHEAASSYVDAANCYKKISIQDATQSLDQAVNIFLEIGRLNMAARYCKELGELYEQEQHLEKAIEYFERAADLFQSEEVTTSANQCNQKVAQLAAQLEQYPKAIEIYEANAKHSINNNLLKYSVKGILLNAGICQLCKGDIVAITNALERYQEIDPTFSGTREYKLLSALADSMDEGDVEKFTEALHEYDSMTRLDTWKTTLLLRVKNTIKAKEEEEDDLT is encoded by the exons ATGGCAGATCAGAACGCAAAGGGCGAAGAGTTCGTTCAGAAGGCGGAGAAGAAGCTATCGGGATGGGGAATCTTTGGATCCAAGTACGACGACGCCGCCGATTTGTACGAGAAGGCGTGCAATTGCTTCAAGCTCGCCAAAAACT GGGATAAAGCTGGGTCCGTGTATATTAAACTTGCTGACTGCCATTTGAAG TTAGAAAGCAAGCATGAAGCTGCCTCTTCTTATGTTGATGCAGCAAATTGTTATAAGAAGATCTCAATTCAAG ATGCAACACAGTCATTAGACCAGGCTGTCAACATTTTCTTGGAGATTGGTAGACTGAACATGGCTGCAAGATATTGCAAG GAGCTCGGTGAGTTATATGAACAAGAACAACATCTAGAGAAGGCTATTGAGTACTTTGAACGAGCTGCTGATCTATTTCAAAGTGAGGAAGTGACAACTTCTGCTAACCAATGTAACCAAAAGGTTGCACAATTAGCCGCTCAACTAGAACA ATATCCAAAGGCAATTGAAATCTACGAAGCAAATGCCAAACACTCGATCAATAATAATCTTCTCAAGTACAGTGTGAAGGGAATTCTTCTTAATGCTGGAATATGTCAATTGTGCAAAGGTGATATTGTTGCAATTACAAATGCATTAGAGAGATATCAG GAAATTGATCCGACTTTTTCAGGCACACGGGAATACAAACTTTTATCT GCATTAGCGGATTCAATGGACGAAGGAGATGTTGAGAAATTTACAGAAGCACTTCATGAGTATGATAGTATGACAAGGCTG